TAAGGCTGTATATCAGAGGGTTGAACAAAGGGGTCAAGACTGTGTAGAAAAGGGAGAAGACCTTGTTGAGGTCTTGCAGGGCCTCTGTCTTTGGCAACATGTAAACAATTATTATGGTACCATAAAATAAAGACACCACAATGAGGTGAGAAGAGCAGGTGGAAAAGGCCTTTTTCCTCCCAGAGGTAGATGGGATTCTCACAATGGCAGATATGATGTAGCTGTATGATGTCAGGGTcaacaaaaatggggggagggaacacACAGCAGCTAGAAAGAAAGTTAAAAGTTTAATGGTATGTGTGTCATTGCAGGAAAGCTTTAAGATAGGATTAAAATCACAAAAGAAATGGTGGATTTCAGTGGGACCACAGAAGGTTAGATAATGCATTAAATATATAGTTATGTTAATAGCCAATGAACCACTTACCCAAgatccagctactagctggaggcaCACCTTACCATTCATAAGTACTCCATAAAGCAATGGCTTACATATTGCCACATATCTATCATAAGACATCGCTGCTAGGAGATAACATTCTGAAGCTGCCAAGAAACCAAAAAAGTAATATTGTGTCATGCAGCCCGTGACAGAAATGGTTCCTTGGCCCCCTTGAAACAGATTAGCCAGCATCAGAGGAAGTATATTGGAGCTGTACCAGGTCTCCAAACAGGACAGGTTGCCcaagaagaagtacatgggggtgtGAAGGTGGTGGTCAACCACTACCAGCACCACAATGAGGATGTTCCCCACCATGGTCACAATGTAGATCACTAAGAAGAGCAAAAACAGAAGCCACTGCAGATCCCCAAGATCCTCAAAGCCCAGCAGAAGCAATTCAGTCACAGTTGTTTCATTTTCTTGTTCCGCTTTTCCCATGGTGGCAGCTCAAACCTGCAAAGGCCAAATAAACTGTGAAAATC
This genomic window from Euleptes europaea isolate rEulEur1 chromosome 18, rEulEur1.hap1, whole genome shotgun sequence contains:
- the LOC130490037 gene encoding olfactory receptor 11L1-like, whose product is MGKAEQENETTVTELLLLGFEDLGDLQWLLFLLFLVIYIVTMVGNILIVVLVVVDHHLHTPMYFFLGNLSCLETWYSSNILPLMLANLFQGGQGTISVTGCMTQYYFFGFLAASECYLLAAMSYDRYVAICKPLLYGVLMNGKVCLQLVAGSWVSGSLAINITIYLMHYLTFCGPTEIHHFFCDFNPILKLSCNDTHTIKLLTFFLAAVCSLPPFLLTLTSYSYIISAIVRIPSTSGRKKAFSTCSSHLIVVSLFYGTIIIVYMLPKTEALQDLNKVFSLFYTVLTPLFNPLIYSLRNREVKEALRKAVARFCAFERI